The Kiritimatiellia bacterium genome has a window encoding:
- a CDS encoding AraC family transcriptional regulator, with protein MSPVKTKNSIAAIEKINWQNAKAPLLIRWTSTNSAGPCSYHVHSSIIELYFVRRGSGRFLIGNRFYPFYNNCALAVRPRQKHQSFPEPHKYQQVILLMAEQSLISKFMSSRQLQKLPPLVVISEPEMEKIELWCRIIAGEIRHPETTCSQLIANDLENILLVLKRSKRGITEEPIIDSRIRKAIDIIEANCSRHLPVNDVAAAVAMSPSHLSHCFTQQVKMSIKQYQLKCRIALAQQRLETDCAMKMSTLSDQLGFSDLSAFMRHFKHFAGMTPGDYRRMARLNRTS; from the coding sequence ATGAGCCCCGTGAAAACGAAGAATTCCATAGCCGCGATTGAAAAAATTAATTGGCAAAACGCGAAGGCGCCGCTTCTGATCCGTTGGACCTCCACCAATAGCGCCGGGCCGTGTTCCTACCATGTGCATTCATCCATCATAGAGCTGTATTTTGTGCGGCGCGGGAGCGGCCGGTTTTTAATCGGCAACCGGTTCTATCCTTTTTACAATAATTGCGCTTTGGCCGTTCGCCCGCGCCAAAAACATCAATCGTTTCCGGAACCGCATAAATATCAGCAGGTTATATTGTTAATGGCCGAGCAATCGCTGATTTCCAAGTTCATGTCCAGCCGGCAATTGCAAAAACTGCCGCCTTTGGTTGTGATTAGCGAGCCGGAAATGGAAAAAATCGAGCTCTGGTGCCGGATCATAGCCGGCGAAATACGCCATCCTGAAACAACATGTTCCCAACTGATCGCAAACGACCTGGAAAACATTCTGCTCGTGCTGAAACGGTCCAAACGCGGCATAACGGAAGAACCGATAATTGACAGCCGCATTCGCAAAGCAATTGACATAATTGAGGCCAACTGTTCCAGGCATTTACCCGTGAATGACGTGGCCGCCGCAGTGGCCATGTCGCCCAGCCACTTGAGCCATTGTTTCACGCAACAAGTCAAAATGAGCATCAAGCAATACCAACTCAAATGCCGCATAGCCCTTGCGCAACAACGGCTTGAAACCGACTGCGCGATGAAAATGTCGACGCTGTCGGACCAGTTGGGATTCAGCGATTTATCCGCGTTCATGCGGCATTTTAAACACTTTGCCGGCATGACCCCGGGCGATTATCGCCGCATGGCGCGACTGAACCGCACTTCATAA